A single region of the Biomaibacter acetigenes genome encodes:
- a CDS encoding sodium:solute symporter family protein produces the protein MILFIVILYMALMLFVGWWCSKYYINGMTDFLLAGRRLGIWLLAGTLAATHFGGGAVMGGGEYGFNYGISGAWYGVSCGIGLLLLAFMTASKFRDLSLYTVPDYLEQRYGGKTVRVLGAILSLIALVGILAAQVLSAKGALGILGIKGNAGAIIATLVFIVYTTSGGLWAATITDFVQIILAAIGVIIASAVVLAKTGGFGGLSAMLVTKGAEAGYFNIWGMGTASIMWVLLPTVMYTLIGQDFYQRLFAAKDAKVARNASIVGGIVLVIVSFFPAIIGMGARALSNIDEAGMSVPWVMENLLHPVIGGIVLAAILAAIMSTADSLLTAAASHIVKDLWVETFKLDEVKDEKRLLNISRNFTFLIGILSLIIALLVPGIIDALIYSYTMYTAGVFIPVIGGVLWKGATRAGALSSLIGGSIVALCGILSKANIFGAPAEIYAALVSLVIFVVVSLATQKKLVDGITK, from the coding sequence ATGATTCTGTTTATTGTTATTCTTTACATGGCTTTAATGTTATTTGTCGGTTGGTGGTGCAGTAAATATTATATCAATGGCATGACAGATTTCTTGCTAGCGGGCAGGAGACTCGGAATATGGCTCCTGGCTGGAACGCTGGCGGCCACCCACTTTGGTGGAGGAGCAGTTATGGGTGGAGGTGAATATGGTTTTAATTATGGTATATCCGGTGCATGGTACGGCGTATCCTGCGGCATAGGTTTATTACTCCTGGCATTTATGACTGCCAGTAAATTCAGAGACCTCTCCCTATACACGGTACCTGATTATCTTGAACAAAGATATGGTGGCAAGACAGTTAGGGTCCTCGGAGCAATACTTTCATTGATAGCTCTTGTTGGCATCCTTGCGGCCCAGGTACTTTCAGCAAAAGGTGCACTGGGTATTCTCGGCATAAAAGGTAATGCCGGAGCAATCATAGCCACGTTGGTATTTATAGTCTATACTACTTCGGGGGGATTATGGGCTGCTACCATTACAGACTTCGTTCAAATAATACTTGCTGCAATTGGCGTCATTATAGCCAGCGCCGTGGTTTTAGCAAAAACCGGCGGATTTGGCGGGCTTTCTGCAATGCTTGTGACAAAAGGTGCCGAAGCAGGTTACTTTAATATCTGGGGCATGGGTACAGCCAGCATTATGTGGGTTTTACTTCCCACTGTTATGTATACCCTCATAGGTCAGGATTTTTACCAGAGGCTTTTTGCTGCAAAAGACGCAAAAGTTGCAAGAAATGCTTCAATCGTGGGTGGGATAGTACTTGTCATCGTGAGCTTCTTCCCAGCTATCATAGGTATGGGTGCCAGAGCCCTTTCAAATATTGATGAGGCCGGCATGTCGGTACCATGGGTTATGGAAAACTTACTGCATCCGGTAATAGGCGGCATTGTGCTGGCGGCAATATTAGCTGCCATCATGTCTACTGCCGATTCTCTTTTAACTGCGGCCGCTTCTCATATAGTAAAAGACCTTTGGGTAGAGACTTTCAAGCTAGATGAAGTAAAAGATGAAAAGAGACTTCTTAATATTTCAAGAAACTTTACTTTTTTAATCGGCATATTGTCTTTGATAATAGCTCTGCTGGTGCCTGGGATAATCGATGCCCTTATTTACTCCTATACCATGTATACCGCCGGGGTATTTATCCCCGTGATTGGCGGTGTCTTATGGAAAGGTGCTACCAGGGCCGGTGCCCTATCATCCCTTATAGGTGGTTCAATAGTGGCCCTTTGTGGAATACTTTCTAAAGCCAATATTTTTGGCGCACCGGCAGAAATATATGCTGCCCTGGTTTCACTGGTGATCTTTGTGGTGGTGTCACTAGCCACCCAGAAAAAGCTGGTTGATGGAATAACGAAGTA
- a CDS encoding APC family permease, which produces MGSNSNGGDLLPINPSIGAPARYLFGMARDGVLSPIFAKLHEKYKARM; this is translated from the coding sequence ATGGGCAGTAATTCTAATGGTGGAGACTTGTTACCAATAAATCCCAGCATTGGTGCACCGGCCAGATATTTATTCGGCATGGCTAGAGATGGAGTATTATCGCCGATTTTTGCAAAACTCCATGAAAAGTATAAAGCCCGTATGTAG